The sequence AGACCCACCGCCATGAGCGCCTTGAGATGATAGGACATCGTCGAACCTGCGACCTTGAGCTTCTCACAGAGCCGGCCTACGGGCATCCCTGCGTGTCCGGCGCGAACCAGAACGCGATAGATCTTCAACCTCGTGGGGCTTCCGAGCGCCTCGAGGCGGGCGGCGGCATCATCTATTCTCATGGCTCCAAGATGGGGCGTCCGCCCTCCCCTGTCAACCCTCTATCTTTCTATAATTACTGAATTATGGATCGAAGTGTTCCCGCGTCTGCCTCGCACGTTCGGCGGCGGCGAACTCCGGGATGCTGATCATGACCGAACGCAAAGCGCTCATGGCAACGGATGGGACATGCTTGTCGTTCAGGAGCGGTGATGAGCCTCCGGTCCGTCTCCAATATCAAATTGATAGACAGCTCCGCCTCCGGAAGCGGCCATGACCGTCGTTCCGCTGCCCGGCGAGCACTCTCAGTCGGACATCGTCTCAGTCATTTTTGCCGAGCAAGTCCCTCAGCGTCGATATATCCAGCATCGATTCGATCAGGATCGTCCTCAGCTTCTGGTTCTCGTCTTTCAATGCTCTAAGCTTCTGCCCTTCAGAGACCTCCATACGGCCAAAGCGGGATATCCACGTATAAAGCGTTGTACGGCCGATGCCGTGTTTGCGGCATAGTTCGCCTACCGGCAACCCGGCTGCGTCCTCCTGCAAAATCTTGAGGATGCGCTCGTCCGTGAAAGTGCTCATTGGAGAACGAAGCCCTAGCTCAGTGTTATTTCGGGGAGTAGATCAATTGCCTGATCCGGGCAGAAACAAAATCAATCGTCGCAACCGTGATGAGGATCATCAGGATGATGAACGACACATGGTCCCAGTTCTGCTGGTTAATCTCGTTCGAAAGATACAAGCCAATTCCACCGGCTCCCACGATGCCGATGACCGTCGCGGAGCGCGTATTCGATTCGAAATAGTAGAGAACCTGGCTCAGGAAAATTGGCAGCACCTGTGGAACGATGCCGAAACGCAGCCTGTGACTCCTGGATCCACCCGTGGACACAATACCCTCCACGGGCTTGCGATCAGCGGTCTCGATGACTTCCGAAAACAGCTTCCCAAATGAACCCACATCGGACATCGCAACCGCCAGGATGCCAGCAAAAGGCCCGAGCCCGACGACGTTGATAAAAACCAGCGCCCAGATCAACGTGTCCACGCCGCGGATGGCATCGAACCAGCGGCGGGCAAAAAAATGCACGACGCCCTGGTTAACAACGTTCCTCGCGGCCAGGAGCGATAGCGGAAACGCAATCAGAGACGCCAGCAACGTTCCCAAAAACGCGATGGCAAGTGTCTGTGCCAGCGCCTTCACGTATGTCGGGAAAAGCTCACCGGCGCTCGGCGGGAACATCAACCCAAGAATGATGCGGAGCCTTTCCGCCCCATGAATAATCGCCATGGGCGAGAATCCCAGCCAGATAAGGCCAAAAATGAAAAGCCCAAGCACGGACAAAACAAGCCCGACCGCTTTCGCTCGGGTGGCCCATCGGACCGAAAACAGATGAGGATAGGCCGCTTGCAATGCCGCCAGATCCGCTTGCTGCACACTTCTATTGCTCATTGCGGCAGTCCGATATCGAGGAAGCGATGGCGCAGCTTCTCGGTAAAGAGATCGATCAGGGATACGGTCAAGACGATCATGACTAAGATCGCGCTGACATCGGAATAGTAGAATTGCCGGATGGAGCTGAGAAGTTCTTTGCCTATTCCGCCAGCGCCGACAAATCCCATCACCGTCGCGCCCCGGACGTTGATTTCGAATCGAAGCAGTCCGTAGCTGACGAAATTCGAGATGACCTGTGGAAGAACAGCGAAACGAATCTGCGCGAACCAATCAGCGCCCGTCGAACGAAGGCCTTCAACGGGTTTCAGGTCGATATTCTCGACAACTTCGGAAAATTGTTTCCCGAGTGCACCTGTGGTGTGAATGGCGATTGCCAGAACGCCGGGTATCGGCCCTAGTCCAATCGCGTAAACAAAGAGCAGTGCAAATACGATGTCGGGAACGGTTCGACAGAATTCGAGACTTCGCTTGACGACAAAGGTCAGAACAGGCGCATTGAGAATATTTGCACTCGTCAGAAAACATAGACAGAAACCGATCCCCGCCCCGGCCAACGTTCCGACATAGGCGACAAGAAGCGTTTCGAGCAGGAGCTCGACCCAGAACCAGCCATTCCAGTACCATTCCGAAATATCTTCCGACAAATGCGCCAAACGCAAGGTCGGCGTGATGTCGTAGAAGTATGACCAGAAACGCGGGATTCCTGCAGCGAATCTTGCCAGGTCGACCTCTCCGACCCATGCGGCGATAAGCACGCATGTGAGGAAACCGATCCCGGAAGCAATTCTGCGCTGCCTCTTTTCGGAGACTGAACGCTCATAATCCCTCAGCAGCAGGTCCACTCGCTGCTGACGGATTAACGGTGCAATCCTCGCCATCGAAGCAGCCCGTTGTCTTAGGAGGCACGCTTCTTTCGTTGCGCATCAAGCCAAAGATTCATTTTGACCGATTCTTCGTAATCCTTGGCCGTGACCTGTACGAAGCCAAGATCCTTGCCATCGGAAAGTTTTGCGAACGCTTCCTTGCTCTTCTGAGGCGCATCAAGGAAGGCCTTCGCAATCGCGGCTTTCATATCCTCGGGAAAGTCGGCGAGATAGGCGAAAGGAGAACCAGGCAACAGCGGTGACTTCCAGATCACTCTGAAATCGCCAATTGTCATTACCGTTCCATCGATCTTCTTGACCATGCCCTTGTTGAGCATACGGGTCAGGTTCGAGTCCGTCTCAGAATTCCACCAATTGACAGCGGCATCGACCGTTCCTGCGGCCAGCGCGAGCACTGCGTTTTCGTGGCTGCCTGTGGTCTGTGCGAGCTTGAAATGCTTATCGATCGGAAAGCCCTGTTGCGTCAGAAAATAATTCGGGGCTTTGTATCCGGAGGTCGACTCGACGTCGACATAGCCAAGTGTCTTTCCCTTGAGATCCTCGACTGACTGGAAAGAGCTGTCTGACCGCACGTACATGACTGAATAGTATCCAATCGATCCGTCACTATTTCGCGTCGTGACGAACGGAACGACGTTTCCGCCTGAGACGCTGTTCGCTCGCGCATAAGCGCCGGGACCATAAAATCCAATATGGATTTGTTTGTTCTTCTGTCCTTCGATCACAGCCGTGTAGTCGTTCGCGACACGAAGCGTCACTTTCACGCCGAGCTCCTTGGAAAGATAGTCCACGAATGGCTTGTAACGTTCGATCACCCCTGTCGCGTTTTCTGCCGGGACGATCGCAAGCACGAGTTCCGGATACTTGTCGCGCCAGGTTTCGGCCTGAGCCGAACCAGCAATCAAAGCTGCCGCACCCATAGCCAATATGAATTTGCGTCGAGACGTCATTTCACCCTCCGAGTCGATTTGTCGAGAATAATCGACATAACCCATGACAATCTGATGACCGATCGGATGATCGCCCGAGGCGACGCGGACCACGCGGCCGACTGGTGAGGCGACAAGGCGGGGATTCGTCGTTATCCAGACGCTTTTGGCGCGACATCGGGGCGGTCGGGCGCGACATTATCGTTTGACATCGCTCCATATATCCACAAGTCTAGATATATGAAGAACGATCAAGCCGTCGAGGTTTTGGCTGCCCTCGCCCAACCCACCCGGATGCGGGCGTTCCAGACTCTCGTGAATTGCGAACCGGCGGGCGTTTCCGCCGGCGATCTCGCAAGGATGCTCGATGTCCCGCAGAATACGTTGTCCTCCCATCTTTCGATTCTTTCCCGGGCGGGACTGGTGACCGCCGAGCGGCAGAGCCGCTCGATCATTTACCGTGCCGACCTGGAGAC is a genomic window of Alphaproteobacteria bacterium containing:
- a CDS encoding helix-turn-helix transcriptional regulator, whose product is MRIDDAAARLEALGSPTRLKIYRVLVRAGHAGMPVGRLCEKLKVAGSTMSYHLKALMAVGLVFQKRDGVTLICHAEYDTMRGLVDFLAAECCADETECSDAKSAA
- a CDS encoding transposase; protein product: MSTFTDERILKILQEDAAGLPVGELCRKHGIGRTTLYTWISRFGRMEVSEGQKLRALKDENQKLRTILIESMLDISTLRDLLGKND
- the phnE gene encoding phosphonate ABC transporter, permease protein PhnE, producing the protein MSNRSVQQADLAALQAAYPHLFSVRWATRAKAVGLVLSVLGLFIFGLIWLGFSPMAIIHGAERLRIILGLMFPPSAGELFPTYVKALAQTLAIAFLGTLLASLIAFPLSLLAARNVVNQGVVHFFARRWFDAIRGVDTLIWALVFINVVGLGPFAGILAVAMSDVGSFGKLFSEVIETADRKPVEGIVSTGGSRSHRLRFGIVPQVLPIFLSQVLYYFESNTRSATVIGIVGAGGIGLYLSNEINQQNWDHVSFIILMILITVATIDFVSARIRQLIYSPK
- the phnE gene encoding phosphonate ABC transporter, permease protein PhnE; translated protein: MARIAPLIRQQRVDLLLRDYERSVSEKRQRRIASGIGFLTCVLIAAWVGEVDLARFAAGIPRFWSYFYDITPTLRLAHLSEDISEWYWNGWFWVELLLETLLVAYVGTLAGAGIGFCLCFLTSANILNAPVLTFVVKRSLEFCRTVPDIVFALLFVYAIGLGPIPGVLAIAIHTTGALGKQFSEVVENIDLKPVEGLRSTGADWFAQIRFAVLPQVISNFVSYGLLRFEINVRGATVMGFVGAGGIGKELLSSIRQFYYSDVSAILVMIVLTVSLIDLFTEKLRHRFLDIGLPQ
- the phnD gene encoding phosphonate ABC transporter substrate-binding protein, yielding MTSRRKFILAMGAAALIAGSAQAETWRDKYPELVLAIVPAENATGVIERYKPFVDYLSKELGVKVTLRVANDYTAVIEGQKNKQIHIGFYGPGAYARANSVSGGNVVPFVTTRNSDGSIGYYSVMYVRSDSSFQSVEDLKGKTLGYVDVESTSGYKAPNYFLTQQGFPIDKHFKLAQTTGSHENAVLALAAGTVDAAVNWWNSETDSNLTRMLNKGMVKKIDGTVMTIGDFRVIWKSPLLPGSPFAYLADFPEDMKAAIAKAFLDAPQKSKEAFAKLSDGKDLGFVQVTAKDYEESVKMNLWLDAQRKKRAS
- a CDS encoding helix-turn-helix transcriptional regulator → MKNDQAVEVLAALAQPTRMRAFQTLVNCEPAGVSAGDLARMLDVPQNTLSSHLSILSRAGLVTAERQSRSIIYRADLETFQAVALFLLQDCCRGRPEFCAPLIESLESCCVPAKEAVGSRR